The following is a genomic window from Penaeus chinensis breed Huanghai No. 1 chromosome 7, ASM1920278v2, whole genome shotgun sequence.
TGCAGAAAGTAAAATAATCCAAATGAATTATTAATCAGCACATTTTTTGTTACTAACAGGGACCCGCTCAGTACGACTTCAACTATGCAGTGAGAGACGACTACTCTGGCAACGACTACAATCATCAGGAAAATCGTAATGGTTATGATACTCAGGGAGCTTACTACGTTCTCCTTCCCGATGGCCGTGTACAAAGGGTTGCTTACACCGTGAACGGCGACTCCGGATACGTTGCCGAAGTTACTTACGAAGGAGAGGCCCAATACCCAGCTTACCAACGTGCCCCTTCTCGCTCCTATCAACCCGCTCCCGCCCCTTCCTACCAACCAGCTCCTACTCCTTCTTACCAAACCACTCCTAGCTATGCATAATTCTTCTAACGAAGAAAGACCTGTAATGTACATTATTTATCGTGTATTATAAAACTGCATTTCCTGTCAACTCCACTCTTCTTTTACCtgatttgttttgtatataatcGATATTAAGGCgaggtacatgtatatgtatatatatatgtacgtatatatatatatatatatatatatatatatatgtatatagatgtatgtatatatagttgtatatatatgtatatgtatatatatagatgtatgtatatatagttgtgtgtatatatatgtatatatatatatatatatatatatatatatatatatgtgtgtgtgtgtgtgtgtgtgtgtgtgtgtgtttgtacatatatttgcgtatatatacgtatatgtacatgtgcatggatatgtatatatacgtatatgtacttatgcatggatatgtatatatatttcatagttgtatatatatgtatatacttatgtataa
Proteins encoded in this region:
- the LOC125027488 gene encoding pro-resilin-like — encoded protein: MSPQVPVLFAMVAVAFGSTIPSYNTPAPSYSVPAPSYRAPSPSYNDPAPSGPAQYDFNYAVRDDYSGNDYNHQENRNGYDTQGAYYVLLPDGRVQRVAYTVNGDSGYVAEVTYEGEAQYPAYQRAPSRSYQPAPAPSYQPAPTPSYQTTPSYA